AGTAAGTCCTAACTTACATCAGTAATTAAGTTTATTATACGATACGAATACAACACTCTAACAGATAAAAGTGAAATTAATTTCAAAACAATCCATGATCGCAAAGTTGATATGATGAAACGTTTTATGGCTGCTAATACTGAAGCAGAGCGAAAAGGTGAAGTGATCTACAAGCTACTTTAATCTCTCGAAATGCGTCATAAGAGAAAAAGCTCAGTTGGAATTTTTATATCCAAATAGTCATAGGAGTGTGTTCATCATCGTTAGAAAAATGCCGATAGGTGGTGATGTATTTATTAGCTCTAACTTTATCAGTTAGTGATCTTTTGAAGAACGTTAGACTTTTATTCATCCTCCGAACGGCTTTACCAGTGTGTAGCATCCATTAGTTGAACCCACAGCGAAAAGTGAACGATTCAGCTTAATAGTAAGCAATGATGAACTGGCAGGTTTGCAAGAAACAGCTCACCAAATGTTATAAGAAAATGATATCAGTAATATACTAAACAGCTTGAATGCGTCTGGATTACATGTGGCGATCAAGTTTAAACTCTGCTAATGAGTAGGACAGATTGCAACAGTATGGATTTTTTCTAAAAATGCTCTGCGCTGAGTAAAGGAGATACTGATGATTTACCAATGTTATTCATGTAATAAAATATCCTTCGAAGTTAGCTGTCCATGGTGTTCCGGAGTGATACCAACAACATCGACTCAATGGGGTATCAAAGCTCCATCTGCATCTGAGATGCAACGAATGACACCTCTAAATCCGTCTTTTTATCCAGAGTTTCAATACCGTTCAAAAGGTATGTTTAAAGATTTATTTGGAAAAAAGAAGGAATTGTCACAGCTTAACCAACTGCTAGAGAATGTTCTGGAGAAATACTCTAGTTTTAAGGACCCATACTTTACAAACTTCATTTATACATCCAGGTTTTCTCATGAAGGAGAAATAGATAATAACTATTCGGAAGATAATGGTGTTTACTCAGAATTACGATTGTTTCGGGAGGTTCTTGTCCGAAAAGGATTTAATGAGCTTGAACAACTACCATTGTTATTGGGTAAACTACTACTGACAACATCCTTCAATGCTTTATATAATGGCTTTTCAAAAGAAGTTCAAAGGCATATTAAGCCAACTCTGACTGAATCCTTAAAATCGTGGATAGAAGAGGCTGGTACAACTTTTCGAGCAGACCTCTCATTGTTCTTGTTTTATGTTTGGAAAAATAGAGTGCAGTTTTCAACGCTAGAATTCAATGATAATGCGGAAACTACACCTGGTGTACCGTTAGTTTCATTTGATAATGTTAAAAACTATCTCGCTATATGCGAAAGTATTTATTTCGATATTTTAGTTGAAAGATTAGCGACTCGGCTTGAGTATTTCAATCCAAATAAATTTGTCACAATGTATCTGGTTGATGCAATGGATGGATTTCAGTTCGAAGACTTTTTGGTCGAGATATTTCAGACTATGGGATATGACGTTAAGGAAACAAAGAGGACTCAAGATCAAGGTGCTGACTTATTCGTCACTCGTTTTGGTAAAAATATGGTTATTCAGGCGAAAAACTACTCCGGGTCTGTGGGTAACTCAGCCGTGCAACAGGTTATCTCTGCAAAAACATTTTATGGTTGTGATGAAGCAATGGTAGTTACAAACTCTTATTTTACTAAATCCGCAAAAGAATTGGCTGATTCTGCCACGGTTCGTTTGATAGACAGAGATGAGCTACAGAATTATCTGGATGATTATAACCAGAAAATCATTGAAGATTTCCAATCACATTCATAGTGAATGTTTTTTCATCATTTATCAGCAAGCTGTAAAGTTTTAATGTCTGCTTTTAGCTCCATCTCTCTTTAAAGAGTAGACTCTTGGACAGGCATGAGCCAAAGGCAGACCGTAACTCTTTAGTTATCGTTATGAACTGTATTTTTTTGAACGATAACCCCTACCACCAAAAAAAACGGGGGCACTTCCGGGGGCATGACAGAAAACCAAAACACGATTTACCCCCCCATAAATCATCCAATTACGTCTTATTTTTCAATCCTGTAGGGGCTAATAATAAACTTCCTTTGTCAGCACAATTTTACTCTCATCCCCACTAACCCAAAGTAAAAAGACATCATTACTCCTTTCATTTTCCCAACGCTCACCGTATCCCTCATCGTTTCCCATATACTTATAGCCGAGCGATTCAATGTATTTTTTTAACGGCATGACATCTGTAGCACCATTAAAAATAATACTACTCATCAATGGCACCATACCGTCTTGAGCGCGATACCTAAAACTATAGTCATTGCTGACTCTCGGGGTATTCTGTATCTGATTGTCAGTGAAATAATGATATCTAAAAAAATCGCTCTGCCGGTATTCAGGGCGAGAATCAATTGTTTTCCCCATTCCCCATATCAGAGTTGAAATAAGTAGAACAACTAAAATCAAAACGACAGACAGTTTGCGCAAAATTTTCATCATTGACCCTTTACATGTTTGGGTTCAAGAAGGCTAAAGATAATACCATTCTTACTAACAGGATAGGCAATGCCTGATTGAACTTCAGTGAAGGGTTTTATGCGTTGCATCCATACCGGCAATTGACCACGGTAAGGATGATGTTTGATTCCAGGGATTTGAGGATCAGGAAAAAACATTGGGCAAAATGAGGTATTCTTATACTTACCTAAAGGGCCATAGTAATCCCAGCGTCGAAGCGCGGCTTCCTGAGAAACTGGTTTGAGTTGATGGAGGTAATTCTGAGGTGATACAGCGTAATAGAAACCCAGAAGATTTGATACTAAATCCTCAGCGCTGAAACCACTATCAGTCGTCCAGCTAAAATAGGTTTGCCAGCGTTCGAATGCATGAGCCGTATGCATCATCATTGCTAGCGCAATACTATATATCTCAGCTGTGGTCCTGCCACGTTGGATTTCCCACTCAACAAAACGCCCTGTGCCAATAAAACGAGAACCAATAAACATCATCTGTTGGTACTTGATTCTGTAGAATGCCTTATTGCTGTTTTCGCCAATGCGAAAATGTTGCAATAGCGTTTTAATATCCGAGCCTCGTGCATGTCCCAAATCTATCCAACCCAAAACCTCTGAATAGATGAGACCATATGAATGTGGGGATTGCTCTGCTTTAGACGGTTCAGCAAGAATATCACTTCTCTTACTCATAACAACTCCTTGTTAACCTGTAAGGGGATAACAGGTTAGCTTTTCCTGGAGAGGTTGTCATGATTAATTTTGTCGAAAATTTCAATGTCAGAATTGGATTAACGAAATAACTAAATATAATTACAAGGTTCAATGTAACTACAAGTGATTAACTTGTCTGGTTAGCATGACCGATAAATAGTTGGTGAAAAAGAGTGATTATTAATTTAAGGAGGGGATATTTAATTAACGCCAACATCCCCCGACCAGATAACCCCTTATCTCCCCGCCGAAACACTTCTCCCCGCATCCGGTGCCAATCTCACCATATCCAGCACCCCAATCAGCGTTATAACCGCAATCACCACAAACCCGACCTTAAACCCCATTCCGGGCACCGATCCATAGCCTAAATCATCTCCCAGCACCGTTCCCAACCGAATACACAGCGCCCCCAGTGTTACGCCCAGCCCATTCGCCAGTTGCAGTGAGGTACTGAATAACGTATTCGCCGAACTCATTTCCTGGGCGGGTACTTCAGCAAATGCCAGAGAACTGATCCCGGTAAATTGCATCGAGCGGCTTAGTCCCCCTAAGAAAAGCAGAACCAGCGTAATGACATGTGGCGATGTCGGCGTGAGGAACGCACACAACAACAGCGTCAACACACAAGCCACCCCATTGCCAATCAGCAATTTACGGAAGCCAAAGTAACGAATCAGCGGTGTAGTGGCGGGTTTCATTGCCAGGTTGCCTGCAAATACCGCCAGCACCAGCGAGCCTGCCTGAAATGCGTTCATGCCAAAACCCACCTGGAACATCAGCGGCAGCATAAACGGGGCGGAGCTGATGGTGGCGCGCAACAGAAATCCTCCACGCATGGTGATGCGGAAAGAGGGGACAGCCAGTGATGACAGTCCAATCAGCGGCGCTTTGCTACGACGCAAATGCCGGATGCTCCAAACCAGCGTCCCCAGCCCGATGGCAATTGTCACCGCCGCACTCGCCAGGTTTGCGCTTTGCTGGCTCAGCATCTCCAGCCCGGCAACCAGGCACAGCATCGTGATGCCAGTGGCAACAAATCCGGTGAAATCGAATGAGCGTCGTTCATGCGCCGACTGGTTCGGCATCATGCGCAGAGACAGCACGATGGCGATAATTCCCAGCGGCACGTTGAGGAAAAAGATCCAGTGCCAGCTGGCGTAAGTGGTGATAAATCCCCCCAGCGGCGGTCCGATGATCGGGGCCACCAGCGCGGGCCATGTCAGGGTCGCAATGGCTTTTATCAGCTGATTTTTAGGTGTGGTACGCAGCACCACCAGACGTCCGACAGGCACCATCATGGCACCGCCAACACCTTGCAGAATGCGCATCAATATGAATTCTGTGACGTTATGCGTCAGGCCGCAGAACAGTGATGACAGGGTAAAAATACTCAGCGCGAGGGTGAAGACATTCCGTGCACCAAAGCGTTCCGCCACCCAGCCATTGGCCGGAATTAACACCGCCAGCGTCAGCAAATAAGCACTGATACCAATATTCAGATCGACGGCTGAGACACCAAACGCTTTCGCCATATCCGGCAACGCGGTAGCGATCACCGTGCCATCAAGGAATTCCATAAAGAATGCGCTCGCCACCAGCAGCGCCAGCCCTGAAATGCGGCCCGAACCAGAACGGGAAATATCGTCCCCGGTTGAATCAGATAAAGCCATGAGGCGTCCTTAGCATGCAACTTTTCAAAGCAGAGGTTGATGTCTGACAGGTTTGAAAAGTTGTTATACCAAAAAAACAATTGGCATAAGAACCCTCTCTTCATACTTGTTAGCTAAATATTGATATTTGACAATCATTTCCCTCTCTGATGACGCACGCAATTTCCATCACAAGCCGTTCTGCAACCGGTGCTCAGGATGGTAAGATACGGCAATAATCAGCCCGGGAAGAGGTCAGAATGAGTCAGGTCGCCACCGCGAAACAGCGAGAAGTGCAGCGTATTGTTGATGCGTTGTCGCTGGCCATCGCGCAGCATCGTCTAAAGCCCGGTCGGCGCTTAGTCGAAGCGCAGATTGTTGAGGCGCTGAAAGCCAATCGAAACCATGTTCAGGCCGCTTTGCAGCGCCTGGCGTTGCAGCATATTGTCACCATTGAACCGAATATCGGGGCGATGGTGGCACATCCCGAAGCGACCGAAGCGCGCGAGATTTTTATCGCGCGTCGGGCAATTGAGAGCGCCATTGTTGCCTCCATCACCCCCGAGCAAATGGCGCAGTTTGCTGATGAGATCGAGGCACAGCAAACGGCGGAACATGCTGCCACCGGGCAACAGGACCGTCGCCATATTGTGCGTGAATTAAGTGCGTTTCATCTGTTGCTGGCAAAGGTCAGTGGTAACAAGGTGCTGAGCGAGATCCTGTCCAACCTGATGGTGCGCAGTTCTCTGATTGTGGCGCTCTACCAACGCAATGATGTGCCGTCCTGTCAGTGTGCTGAACATGGAGCCATTCTGGCGGCATTAAAAGCGGGCAATATTGCAGAAGCGCAGCAAACCATGCTGGCGCATCTGGATGAGCTGGAAGCCGAGCTGGATTTAACCGAAGTGGTTTCTGAGGATTTGTCGCTTAGCCAGGCATTGATTTAGCGGCGCATTTCGTGCGCCGCTTCAGGCTTTCAGGGGCGATAGAGCGTTGCCTGCGGACGGGAAAAGGTTTGCCGCCCGCGCTTAAATCCGGCGATCGGCGGCGCTATCTGCGCCACAATCTGGTCGGCGCGTGCCACATCAAACACCACCATATCAGCCAGACATCCCGGTGCTAACCCATAGTCGGTTAAGCGCAACAGCTTTGCTGACTGGCTGGAGATCCAGCTCAGGCAGCGCAGCAAATCCGCCTGCGTTCCCAACTGGCGCACGTTGGCGAACAAATTGGCCTGACGCACCAGCGAAGCATCGCCAAAGGGCGTAAAGGGATTGGCGATATTGTTGGTGGAGAGCGAACACACCACGCCGCAGCGATCCAGTTCATCCAGCGGGGCTACGCCACGCGGTTGCAGTGCAAAGCGATCGCGCGCGGTGAGAAACAGGTCGGTGGCGGGCAGGGCAGTGACCTGCACACCGGCCCCGGCCAGTTTGCGGCCTAACTCATGCAGCTTATCCCTCGCCAGAATCGACAGCTTAGTGACGTGCCCGACAGTGACGCGGCCACCCCAGTTGGCAGCTTGCGTCTCATCGATCACGCAGTCAATCAGCCGATTCTCTGGCGCGAGATCGAAATCGAGGTGGAAATCGATATCGACATCGTAGCGTTGAGCCAGGGCGAATAGCCTGCGGATCTGTCCAGCCGGATCGCTGTCGGTATACGGACAGCCCCCCAGCAGATCCGCGCCCGATGCCAGCGCTTCACACAACAGTTCTTCGGTGCCGGGATTATTCAGCATCCCTTCCTGCGGAAACACGCAAAGTTGCAGATCCATCGCCCAGGCATATTCCGCCTGTAAACGGCGGATGGCACGAAAACCTTTCAGACCGATCACCGGATCGATTTCGATATGGGTACGCATACGCGTGGTGCCCTGCGCAATGGCTTGCTCCAGCACGCGGGCACCGCGTTGATAAACATCCTCTTCACTGAAATCGG
This genomic stretch from Pantoea cypripedii harbors:
- a CDS encoding restriction endonuclease, with protein sequence MIYQCYSCNKISFEVSCPWCSGVIPTTSTQWGIKAPSASEMQRMTPLNPSFYPEFQYRSKGMFKDLFGKKKELSQLNQLLENVLEKYSSFKDPYFTNFIYTSRFSHEGEIDNNYSEDNGVYSELRLFREVLVRKGFNELEQLPLLLGKLLLTTSFNALYNGFSKEVQRHIKPTLTESLKSWIEEAGTTFRADLSLFLFYVWKNRVQFSTLEFNDNAETTPGVPLVSFDNVKNYLAICESIYFDILVERLATRLEYFNPNKFVTMYLVDAMDGFQFEDFLVEIFQTMGYDVKETKRTQDQGADLFVTRFGKNMVIQAKNYSGSVGNSAVQQVISAKTFYGCDEAMVVTNSYFTKSAKELADSATVRLIDRDELQNYLDDYNQKIIEDFQSHS
- a CDS encoding DUF4056 domain-containing protein, with translation MSKRSDILAEPSKAEQSPHSYGLIYSEVLGWIDLGHARGSDIKTLLQHFRIGENSNKAFYRIKYQQMMFIGSRFIGTGRFVEWEIQRGRTTAEIYSIALAMMMHTAHAFERWQTYFSWTTDSGFSAEDLVSNLLGFYYAVSPQNYLHQLKPVSQEAALRRWDYYGPLGKYKNTSFCPMFFPDPQIPGIKHHPYRGQLPVWMQRIKPFTEVQSGIAYPVSKNGIIFSLLEPKHVKGQ
- a CDS encoding MFS transporter; this encodes MALSDSTGDDISRSGSGRISGLALLVASAFFMEFLDGTVIATALPDMAKAFGVSAVDLNIGISAYLLTLAVLIPANGWVAERFGARNVFTLALSIFTLSSLFCGLTHNVTEFILMRILQGVGGAMMVPVGRLVVLRTTPKNQLIKAIATLTWPALVAPIIGPPLGGFITTYASWHWIFFLNVPLGIIAIVLSLRMMPNQSAHERRSFDFTGFVATGITMLCLVAGLEMLSQQSANLASAAVTIAIGLGTLVWSIRHLRRSKAPLIGLSSLAVPSFRITMRGGFLLRATISSAPFMLPLMFQVGFGMNAFQAGSLVLAVFAGNLAMKPATTPLIRYFGFRKLLIGNGVACVLTLLLCAFLTPTSPHVITLVLLFLGGLSRSMQFTGISSLAFAEVPAQEMSSANTLFSTSLQLANGLGVTLGALCIRLGTVLGDDLGYGSVPGMGFKVGFVVIAVITLIGVLDMVRLAPDAGRSVSAGR
- a CDS encoding GntR family transcriptional regulator; protein product: MSQVATAKQREVQRIVDALSLAIAQHRLKPGRRLVEAQIVEALKANRNHVQAALQRLALQHIVTIEPNIGAMVAHPEATEAREIFIARRAIESAIVASITPEQMAQFADEIEAQQTAEHAATGQQDRRHIVRELSAFHLLLAKVSGNKVLSEILSNLMVRSSLIVALYQRNDVPSCQCAEHGAILAALKAGNIAEAQQTMLAHLDELEAELDLTEVVSEDLSLSQALI
- a CDS encoding amidohydrolase family protein, which codes for MKRLTIINARVPGEDALQTLHIAGEHFVATQSGPAETLDFAGALVLPGLLETHIHLDKACIIDRCHQQEGTLAEAIRETARAKADFSEEDVYQRGARVLEQAIAQGTTRMRTHIEIDPVIGLKGFRAIRRLQAEYAWAMDLQLCVFPQEGMLNNPGTEELLCEALASGADLLGGCPYTDSDPAGQIRRLFALAQRYDVDIDFHLDFDLAPENRLIDCVIDETQAANWGGRVTVGHVTKLSILARDKLHELGRKLAGAGVQVTALPATDLFLTARDRFALQPRGVAPLDELDRCGVVCSLSTNNIANPFTPFGDASLVRQANLFANVRQLGTQADLLRCLSWISSQSAKLLRLTDYGLAPGCLADMVVFDVARADQIVAQIAPPIAGFKRGRQTFSRPQATLYRP